A region from the Triticum urartu cultivar G1812 chromosome 1, Tu2.1, whole genome shotgun sequence genome encodes:
- the LOC125532319 gene encoding UDP-glucose 4-epimerase 1 yields the protein MVSAVLRTILVTGGAGYIGSHTVLQLLLQGFRVLVVDSLDNASEEAIRRVRQLANAPQNSLDFRKVDLRDKEALDQIFSSQRFEAVIHFAGLKAVGESVEKPLLYYDNNLIGTITLLQVMAAHGCKKLVFSSSATVYGWPKEVPCTEEFPLSATNPYGRTKLVIEDICRDLQRSDPDWKIILLRYFNPVGAHPSGYIGEDPLGVPNNLMPYVQQVAVGRRPALTVYGTDYNTKDGTGVRDYIHVVDLADGHIAALRKLYEDSDRIGCEVYNLGTGKGTSVLEMVAAFEKACGKKIPLVYAGRRAGDAETVYAATAKAEKELKWKAKYGVEEMCRDLWNWASKNPYGYGSSD from the exons ATGGTGTCTGCGGTGTTGAGGACGATCCTGGTGACCGGCGGCGCGGGGTACATCGGCAGCCACACCGTGCTGCAGCTGCTCCTGCAGGGCTTCCGCGTCCTCGTCGTCGACAGCCTCGACAACGCCTCCGAGGAGGCCATCCGCCGCGTCCGACAACTCGCCAACGCCCCGCAAAACAGCCTCGACTTCCGCAAG GTGGACCTTCGTGACAAGGAGGCGCTCGACCAAATCTTCTCCTCCCAAAG GTTCGAGGCTGTGATCCACTTTGCCGGGCTGAAAGCCGTCGGGGAGAGCGTGGAGAAGCCCCTGCTTTACTACGACAACAACCTCATCGGCACCATCACCCTCCTCCAAGTCATGGCAGCACATGGATGCAAGAAG CTTGTCTTCTCATCATCAGCCACTGTCTACGGGTGGCCCAAGGAGGTGCCCTGCACCGAGGAGTTCCCGCTCTCGGCGACCAACCCTTACGGCAGAACAAAG cTTGTCATTGAAGACATCTGCCGTGACCTCCAGCGCTCGGACCCTGACTGGAAGATCATCCTGCTGAGGTACTTCAACCCAGTCGGCGCTCACCCGAGCGGCTACATCGGGGAAGACCCCCTTGGAGTCCCCAACAACCTGATGCCCTATGTCCAGCAAGTCGCTGTCGGGAGGCGGCCTGCGCTGACGGTTTATGGGACCGACTACAACACCAAGGATGGAACAGGG GTACGTGACTACATCCATGTTGTTGACCTGGCTGACGGCCACATCGCCGCCTTGAGGAAGCTCTACGAAGATTCTGACAGAATAG GGTGCGAAGTGTACAATCTGGGCACTGGAAAGGGGACATCCGTGCTGGAGATGGTTGCCGCATTCGAGAAGGCTTGCGGAAAG AAAATCCCTCTGGTTTATGCTGGAAGAAGAGCTGGAGATGCCGAGACTGTGTACGCTGCCACCGCCAAAGCAGAGAAGGAGCTCAAGTGGAA GGCCAAGTATGGGGTGGAGGAGATGTGCAGAGACCTGTGGAACTGGGCCAGCAAGAACCCCTACGGCTACGGATCCAGCGATTAA